The Candidatus Polarisedimenticolaceae bacterium genomic sequence GGCGACGTCGCGTCGAGGATCACACGCGACGATCCCGCGTCGAGCGGGAATCGCCTGAGGATCAGGGGCAGGAACACCTGCACGCCGTCGGCGTATCCCACGATCGCCACGGGGTCACCGCCCTGGCGGCGGGCCTCCAACCCGACGTACGCCGCGGTGTGATAGAAGTCGTGATCCAGTTCCGCCAGAAGGCCGGACCAACGCCCGTCCGCTGGCGTAAGAACGTCGAACCCAGAGAGGTCGTGGTTTGTGCTCGTCACGAGGACCGAATCTCCAGTCGGAGGCGAGCGCTTCGCACTCCGCGGATCCCAAACGATAGGTTTCCGGCTCGACGACTGCCACCGGCCCCGCCGGCGGTGGACCCCGCAGGGCGAGGATGGGCCCCGGATGGAGCCGCGGATCCATGAACGCCACAGGCCGCCGAATGCCGGATCTGTAATCGGCAGGTTCTCGCGGCTGCCATGAAGATCCTGATGGCCGCCTCCGCGAGGTCGACGAACACGGCGTCTCTGGTCGAAGGACTTGCGAACTGCGGCGACGAGGTTCACGTCGCGACGCTGCACCCCGGGCCCCTCCCGGCCGCCACCGTGCACTCCTTGGGAGCTGCGTCGCGAGGGCTGAGCCGGACGGCGTTCCTCGCCGCCGTCCCCGCGTTCCGAAGGCTTCACCGGATGCTCGCCCCCGACATCACGCTCGGGTACTACGCGAGTTCGTACGGGGTCTTGACCGCATTCGCGCCCGGCCCGCGCGTCGTCGCGACTGCGGGGGGCGATGTGCTGCGCGAGGCCCAGGACTCGGCGCTGCGCCGTCTCGCGATCCCGCTTCTCGCGCGGCTCGCCCTGTCCCGCGCCGACCTCGTGTTGTGCTGGGCACCCCATCTCGCGCGCGCGGCGCGGGCACTGGGAGCGACCGACTCGAGGATCATGACCCTCCCCAGGGGAATCGACACCGAGCTGTTCCGTGTGCCCGATCGACCGCCCGAGCACCCCCCCACCATCGTTTCCACACGGGCGCTGGATCCGTTCTACCGTCCGGGCGTCCTTCTCGATGCGTTCGCGCTGGCGCGCTCGCAGGGCCTCGAGGCGAGGCTCGTGTTCGTGGGGGACGGTCCGGCGGCTCCGGAACTGCGCGATCGATCGGCCAGCCTCGGCATGGACGGCGTGGTGACGTTCACCGGACGCCTGACGGTCGTGGAGCTCGCCGAGCGGCTTCGGCATTCCCACGTCTACGCGAGCTTCCCGAAGAGCGAGGGCTTGAGCGCTTCGTTGCTCGAGGCCATGGCGACGGGGCTGCTGCCCGTGGTCAACGATCTCGCGGCGAACACGGAGTGGGTCCGTGACGGGGCGAACGGACTCACCGTCCGCGAGCCGGTCACGCCTGCATCCATTGCGGCCGCCCTGCGTCGGGCCGTGGACGACGCTTCGCTCGCAACGTGGGCACGCGAGAAGAACCCGGTCCTGGTTCGCCAGCTCGCCTCGCGGAGCGCGAACGCGCTCCGGTTCCACGATGCGTTCCGGGAATTGGCCCGTTCCCGCGGTCGGGACGTTTGAGGCGGGACGCGATAAGATCCACCCACGGGGTGCGACCCAAGGCTCGGACGTTCCTTGCGCGCCTGCCCGTGTTGCGGAGGGTTGGCGGTTCATGAAGATCCTGTTCATCAGCCAGTTCATCGCCCGACCCGATCAGCCCGGCCAGAACCGTATCTTCGATTTCCTCCAGCGGCTCGTGAAGGAGGGACACCGGGCCCACGTCGTGACATGCGGCGTCCACTACCTGACGGCCACGCTCGACGCGGAGCTCGCTCGGGCGAAGTTCATCGAGACGCGCTGGGGTGACGTCGACGTCACCCTGACGTACGCGACACCGGGATTCCGGAGCGGGACCGTCGCACGCCTGCGTTCGTATCTGAGCTTCGTGTGGTACGCCATGCGCGCAACCCTTCGCGAGCGCGACGTCGACGCGATCATGGTCTCCATCCAGCCGATGTTCGTCGCGCCGCTCGCGTGGTTCGTCGCGAAGCTGCGCCGAGTTCCGTTCATCCTCGAGGTGCGGGATATCTGGCCGGACGTCGCCGTCGAGATGGGCATGCTCACCAACCCCTTGATGATCGGGCTCGGCAGGCGCCTGGAGCGTTTCGTCTACCGCAGCGCCCACCACATCATCGTGATCGGGCCGGAGATGAAACGCCTGCTCGTCGCCCGAGGAGTACCGGAGTCGCGCATCGACGTGGTGCCGCAAGGATTCCAGCCGCCTCCTTCGCCTCCTTCGCCGGCCGGTGACATCCGGGAGCGCCTGGGGCTTCAGGGGAAGTTCGCCGTCATGTATACCGGCTCCTTCGGGGTTGCCAACAACGACCTTCCCATGGTCCTCGACGCGGCCTCGCGACTCCGCGACCACGGGGACATCCGCTTCGTGCTCGTGGGGGACGGGAACCGGAAACAGGAATACGTGGAACGGTGCCGTCGTGAGGGGCTCACGAACGTCCAATTCGAACCCATGGTGTCGAAGAACGAGGTCCACTCGATGCTCTCGGCGGCGGACGCGTGCGTCATGACGCTGCCGCCGGGAGACTTCTTCAGGATCTGCCTGCAGAACAAGATCTTCGACTACCTGGGCAACGGTAAACCGGTCGTCGCAGCCGTGGCGGGTGACCAGGAAGACCTGCTCCGCACGTCGGGCGGAGGGCTCGTCGTGCCGCCGGGTGATCTGGATGGACTCTGCCGCTCCGTGCTCCAACTTCGCGACGATCCGGAACTCCGGCGCCGAATCGGTGAGTCCGGTCGGTCCTATGTCGGGCGGCACCTGATGCGGGACGACCTTCTCGAGCAGTACGTTCGCCTGCTGGAGCGAACGGTGAATCGCGCATGACCCGTGTTCTCAGTGTTGGGATCGCGATCGTCGCGGTCATCGTCGCGTCGCCGCTCGCCGCGCTCATCGCAATCTGCATCAAGCTGGAGGACGCGGGGCCGGTCTTCTTCCGACAGGATCGGGCGGGACAGGGAGGCCGGAACTTCCGGCTGCTCAAGTTCCGCACGATGGTCACGGACGCGGAGCGCAAGGGGTTGGGGGTGAACGTCGCGCCGAACGACGATCGGATCACGCGAGTGGGTCGCGTGCTCCGACGTTGGAGCCTCGACGAGCTTCCGCAGTTCCTGAACGTGCTGAAGGGCGACATGAACGTGGTCGGACCCCGGCCGGCGCTCCCCTTCCAAGCCGCTCGGTACACGCCTTCGGAGCGGCGACGGCTGGAGGTTCGACCGGGCCTCACCGGCTGGGCTCAGGTCCACGGACGCAACGCCCTCAGCTGGAAGCAACGCATCGAGCTGGACGTCTGGTACGTCGATCACCGCAACCTCGCCGTGGACCTGCTCGTGCTGCTACGGACGCCGGCCGCGATGCTGCGTTCGGAGGGGCTGTACGAGCCGGGCGCCGGGCTCGACGACGAGTTCAACGCGCCCGAGGGCGAGCCCCCGGTCGGAGGGGCCGGACCGTGACCGACGGCGCCATCGTCGCGATCCCGCCCGAGGATCACGGGGCCTGGTGGGATGCCATCTCCGATCTCCCGGATGCCCACCCCTTCTACCACCCGGACGTGCTCTCCCACCTGGCCCGGCAGGACGACTCCCGTGCCGAGCTCCTGACGTACCGCGAAGGGACGAAGAGCGCGTTGCTGCCGTGGCTCGTGAGGGACCTGCCCCCTCGAGTCGTCGATCGCGTCGGGGGGAGATTTCGACACGATGCGGTGGGGCCGGACTACGGCGGGCCGGTAGGCTCCTTCGACGCCGACGTGCTGGGCCGCTTCTACGACGCCCTGGGCCGGTTCGCGGCGGACCGTGGCATCCTCACGGCGTTTCTCCGCCTGAACCCGTTCGGAGGAGTGCAAGCGCTCCTCGAGCACTGCCCGAACATCCAATCCGATCGCGACATCGTGTGGCTCGATCTGACCCGAGGATTCGACGCCTTGTGGGCCGAGTTCGCCCATTCGGCTCGCAAGAACTACAAGCGGGCGCTGGCTTCGGGGCTCGAGTTCACGGCGTCGACCAGCGATGAGGCCGTGGAGGGACTGGCGGGCGTCTACGCGGCCACGATGACGCGTCGTCACGCCGAGGATCGGTACCGCCTGGACCTCGAGTTCTTTCGCGGCCTGACGCGACTCGCGGGGACCAGCACGCTCATCGTGACGGCTCGGCTCTCGGGCCGGCCGGTCGCCAGCCACCTCTACCTCTGCGACAGCCGCTACGCGTTCTCCTATCTGGGAGGGGCGCTCTCCGAATTCGCTGCGTGCCGGCCGACGAACGGTGTGGTGACCGAGGCAATCAAGCTGCTTTCCGGGCGCGGCGCAACCCGTCTGGTTCTGGGTGGTGGATACCACGCGGGAGACGGGATCGAACGATTCAAGCGGACGTTCTCCCGCTCGACCATCGGCTTTCGGACACAACGGCTCGTCTTCGACGAATCGGCCTACCAGGCCGCCACGACGGAGCAGCGGGAGGACGCGAGGACGTCGGTGACCGACTTCTTCCCCGCCTACCGCGCGACCGACTCGTAGGCAGCCTCCATGCGGTGCACCATCGCGTCGAGCGTGAAGTGCGCCCCGATCCGTTCACGGGCAGCGGCACCCATGCGGCGCCGAGTGTCCGGTGCGGCCAGGATCGAGCGAATCGCGTTCGCGAGCGCTTCCGGGGAAGCCGGCGGCACGACGAGACCCGTGACGCCGTGTTCCACGACCCTGGAATTGGCGCCCACGTCCGTGACGACGGCGGGGATTCCCTCCGCGTGAGCCTCCAACAGTGCGTTGGACATCCCCTCCTCCAATGACGACAGCACGAAGAGGTCGGACGAAGCAAGCACCTCGCGCACGGCGCGCACCGCACCGGGCAGGAGGACGACCGACTGCAACCCGAGCTCGGCTCTCAGGGACTCCAACCTCGCGCGCTCCGGTCCCTCTCCGCAGATCAGGAAATGCGTGCCCGGGAACGCCGTCACGACCTGCTTCGCCGCGCGCAAGAGATGGTCGAGGCCCTTCCGGGGATGGAGGCTCGCGAGCGTCACCACGATCGGGCGGCCGGGCAGGCGCCCCCCCAGCGCCTGCTCCGCCGTTTCGAGCGAAGCACCGCCGCGCGGCGACTCGAGCTCGATGCCGTTCTCGACGACCTCGATTCGCTCCGACGGAACGCCCCGCTCGGCGAATCGTTCCTTGACCGGATCGCTCACCGCCACGATCCGGTCGGCAAGTCGCAATACCGCGACGTAGAGACTCATCCTCAGACTCGAGTACTTGTCGTCCATGTTCCGGAGCCCCGCGACCACGAGCGTTCCCCGGCTCAGGCGCGTCGCCAGGATCGCCTGGACATTGCACTCGAAAAGCAGGCTATGAAGGACGTCAATGCGCCGTTCGCGCACGAGCCGCGCGAGGCGGACGACCGCTCGAAGGGAGGACGGGCCGTAGAGCGGCCCCCGAGAAGCGATCTCGACGACCTCGATCCCTGCATCCTCGAGCTCCCGGAGGTATTCGCCACGACGTTCGCGGCAGAGGACGAGGACGTCGAATCGCGAACGGTCCAACCGAGGAGCCAGGAGAGAGACGTGCCGCTGCGCGCCCCCGCCGCCGAGCGAGCCGATGAAGAGCGCCAGGCGGATGCGCTTCCGGCTCATCGACGCGCCGAGTTGCGGCCGGAGGAACTCAAGCCGCGCGCCCCTCGAGCACCCCACGCAGCGCGTCCGCCACGTAGTGCACGTCCTCGGCGGTCATTTCCGGGAACATCGGGAGGGAGAGGATCGTGTCGCAGATCGCCTCCGCCGTCGGGAACGACCCCCGCCTCAGGCCGAGGTACGCGTACGCGGGGAGCAGATGGACGGGCAGCGGGTAGTGCACCCCGGTGGCCACACCGCGCTCCTCGAGCGCCGCGCGAACGCCCTCACGGTCGGCGACCCGAACCACGTAGACGTGGTACACGTGTTCCGCGCCTTCCGTCTCCTCCGGGAGCCGCAGTCCTGGGATTCCGGACAGGGCCTCCCGGTACAGCCGGGCGACGCGACGCCTCCCCGCGGACCAGTCGGTCAGGTGCGGCAGTTTCGCCCTCAGGATCGCGGCCTGCAGCGCGTCGAGGCGGCTGTTCACCCCTTCGAATTGGTGGTCGAACTTCCCCTCCCGTCCGTGGTTCCGCCACATTCGGACCTTCGCGGCGAGGGCGTCGTCGTTCGTCGCGACGGCCCCTGCATCCCCGTAGGCCCCCAGGTTCTTGCCGGGGAAGAACGAATAGGACGCGACGTCCGCGAGCTCCCCGAGGCGGCGGCCGTTCACGCGCACACCGTGCCCCTGCGCACAGTCCACGATCGTGGCGACGCCGCGACGCCGGGCGGCGTCGAGGACGCCGTCGAGACCGGCGGGATTGCCGTAGATCGGAACCGGAAGAACCACGCGCGTCGCGGGCGTCCATGCCCGCTCGAGCGTCTCCGCCGTCATGCAGAACGTGGTGGCGTCGACGTCGCAGAGCGTCGGTCGCCCGCCCGCCTGGGTGACCGCCTCGGTCGTCGCCATGAAGGTGTGCGCGGGAGCGACCGCTTCGAAGCCGGGCGCAAGACCCATCGCACGCATGATCAGGACGAGGGCGTCCGTCCCGTTCGCGACGCCGACCACGTGCCGGAAGCCGCTGTACGCCGCGAACTCACGCTCGAAGGCCTCCACCTCGGGGCCGAGGATGAACGAGGTATTCCCGATCACCCGCGCCACCGCGGCGTCGATCTCGGGGCGGATCGCGAGGTACTGGGCCTTGAGGTCGAGAAACGGGACCTTCTTCGTCGTCGCGGGCATGGGTTCCTCCGGAATCTAGTCGCGCGATCCGTCGTCCGTGGCCAGCCACTCCTCCACCACGCGTATCAGCATCTCCCTCCACGGCGGCATGCCGTAGATGTGATTGGAGTCCGGAATGCTGACTCGCGCGTGGCGTGAGGCGTACTCGCCTCCCGGCGCGAGATGGTGCCGACCGAAGTGCTCGTCGAACGCGAACGTGCTCGCGTCGTTCGCGGCGGTCACGAAGAGGGCCCGGCCGCCCCGTCGGTGGAACGCCCCGAGGGCTTCCACGAACATCGGGTTCAAGACCTCGCCCGCCGCAGCCGCGCCCGGCGCCGCGCCCCCTGCGGTCCCGTCGCCCGCCGGTGCGACAGCGAGGTTCGCCGCCGCGGCCCGCTTGAGCGTCGAGAAATCCGTGCGGAGACTCAGGAGGTTGAGCCACGCGCGCCAGTCCTTGGCCCGCCGCAGATACGCGCGGAGGATCCTCCTGGAATGCGCCTTTCCAGTGATCCGCGGGCCGCCCCCCTCACTCGCGTCTCGCAAGGTGACGGGAACGTCGATGAGGACGAGGCGGCGGACATCCGCGTCCTCCCCCGCCTCGAGCAGCACGCTGATCGCCCCGCCGCAGTTCCCCATGCCGACGACCTCGTCCAGTCGGCAGGTTCGTCGGAACTCGGCCGCGGCCGTTCGCACGCAGTCGACGAAGCACCCTTTCTGCACGGTCTGCCAGAGATCGACGAGCGGCTGCTCCGGAAGTTCCCCGACGCTGTCCCCGATTCCGGGTGGGTCCACCCGCAGGACCCAGTACCCGTTTCCCGCCAGGCGACGCGCGAGGCGCACGTTCAGCCGGTTCGGGGCGACGCGGCTCTTGAGACCGGGATTCAGCAGGAGAATGCCGACCCTGCGGCGCCGTGGACCGTCCGGGGCGTGGAGCATCGCGAAGCTCGGATCCCCCGCGATATCGAGAACAACGGGCGTTTCCGCGAGGGGCGCGGGATCCGGCGCGATCATCGGAGGCGTCCCAACTCGTCGAGCCACCGAACCGTCGCCTCCGCCGCATCCGGGGACGCGGTCCGGTAGCGCCGCACGTCGTTCCAGAACGGCTCCTCGTCAAACCTCCGATACGCGATGCGCGTGCGCGGCCCCCCCCGATCGGCGAGGGCCTTCACGGGCGTGGCGGCGTCGGCAGAGCCCTTTCGAAGCTCCACGACCAGCGCCTCCGGACAACTCCCGGGAAAGGCGCCATCGCCCAGGCCTCCCGACGCGGTCGCCTCTCGCCAGAATCGACCGGTCAGCCCGTACCCTTCGATCACGACCGCTTCGTCCCGCAGCAGCCCCTGCACCAACGCATCGCGATTCCGCTGGACCCTTCCGTGGAGTCGCACCTGGAAGGTCAGGTTGATGCGCAGGCACTCGCGAAGCCACGACGCGACGTCCACGACGGGCTCCCAGAGTACGGCCGGGAGCCCCAGCCGGGCGGCGGCCCTCCCCGCGAGTGTCCCGCCGAGGCGCAGCCCGGCGAGGACCGGCTTTCGTCCCGTGCGTCCCTCGGTCCATTCGGTCGCCTCGACGACGTCGCGCTCCAGATCTTCGAAACCGAACTCCTCGAACTCCCCCTCGCTGTCGCCGTGCCCCGAGAGATCGAACCGCACGACGACGTGGCCCGCGGCGGCGACGCGACGCGCCAGGTCCACGAGGACCCGGTGAGCCCAGAGTTTCTCCTCGAAGTGGGGGTGGCAGAGGACGAGTGGAGGCGCCGGAAGGGTGTCGCCCGGTGGCTCGTGCACGATCGCGAACTTGCGGCGCCCCGGCGCTCCGAAGAAGAGCGGGATCTCCCGCACTCCCGCGACCTCGGCAAACGACGACCACGCCACGACGATGGCTCCTCGCCCGCCCTAGCGACCCGGCTCGCCGTAGGGAAGCCGGTCCACGGTGTTGATCTGCCGGGCGGGGTTCCCCACCACGACGGCGTCGTCGGGCACGTGACGGACCACGACCGAACCGGCCCCGACGAGCGCCCGTTCGCCGATGCGCACGCCCGGAAGAAGCGTCGCGTTCGCCCCGACCTTCGCCTCCGCACCGACGTCCGCACCGAGAAGCTCGTGCTTCACGTTCCTCGACCGCGGGTATCTCGCGTTGGTGACGCACACCCGGGGACCGATCCAGCAACCGCGACGCAGGATCGACATCTCCGGAATGAAGGCCTGCGAGTGGATCCGGACGCCGTCCTCGATGACGACGTGGTGCTCGACGACCGAGCCCGTTCCGATGCTGACGTCGCGTCCGATCGCGTTCTCCTCGCGGATCAGCACGTGATGGCCGGTCTGGAAACCCGCTCCGATCCGATTCCCCGCGTAGATGACGGTGTGGGAGCGAATGACCGCGCCGTCGCCGATCACCGTCTCGAGTTCGCCCGGCGTGCGACCGGCAGGAGGCTCACCGAGGATCACGTAGTCGCCGATCTTCACGTCGGCGCCGAGCCTCACGTTCGGGTGGATCGTGGCCTTGGGGTTCATCGTGGAACGGCCTCGTCAGCGCGCCGCACGGGCCGGGCGAGAAATGCGCGATGGTAGGATTCGACGGAAGGGGGTGAGGATTCATGGCGTCCGCGGCTCGACGGGCCATCGCCGCGACACGGCTGTTCCTGCGATACGGCGCGGCAGCGGTGCGCCTGCAGGCCGATCGCCGGGCCTCGCTCGTGCTCCGCTACCACGCGATCGGCGAGCCGGAACGGGTCGCGTCGTACGTTTCGCCCGGAATCAGTCTGACGGCGCAGCGGTTCCGCGAACACGTCGGCTTCCTGACGTCGCGTTACGCGGTGATCGACCTCGACGAGGCGGTCCGGCGGGCCCGCGAGGGACGCGCACCGGGAACGCGCCCCGGCGTCGTCCTCACGTTCGACGACGGGTACCTCGACAACTTGATCGGGGCGCTCCCCGTCCTTTCGGAGTTCGGCGCCACCGCGACGATCTACGTCGTGTCCGGCGCGGTGCACCCCGGGCCTCCCATCTGGACCATGCGCCTGCGAAGGATGTTGCATGACTCGAACGGCGCGCGTGGTCGCTGCCCCGCGCCGATCCCGGTCCCGGCGGAGACCCCCGAGGAACGCGCCGCCGCGGCCCGGCCGATCACCCGGTGGCTGCGCGGATTGCCCCGAATCGAACGGGAATCGGCGCTCTCCCGGATCGCGACGTGGCTTGGGGCGCCCCACGGCGAACCCGAGCCGGTCATGATGAACGCAGCTCAATTGCGGGAACTCGACGCCGCGGGGATTACCGTCGGAGCGCACACCGTGAGCCACCCCCTGCTCACAGCCGTCCCCGTAGACGAGGCCGAGCGCGAGATCCGCGACTCCAAGGACGAGTTGGAGTCCATCCTGGGCCGACCCGTCCGTCACTTCTCCTATCCCAACCCGGGGAGCGGCAGGCACGAGAACCCGACGATCCGCGAACTGGTGCGGCACGCGGGCTACGCGACCGCGGCGACCTCGCTCGACGGGCTCGTGACGAGGCAGTCCGACGCCTACGCGATCCGACGGCTCGGCATCAACGCGGGCACTCAAGAGCGGCTCCTCTTCAGGATCCTGGAGCGGGTCACGCCTCGTTAGCTCCGGTGGCGACGGCGCTGCGCTTCCGGCGGACGTATTCGGCCGTCAAGCGCACCGAGTCCAGGTTCTCGGGGGTGAGCTCGTCGTCCTCGACTTGGATCGCGAAGGTCTGCTCGAGAAACGCGACGAACTCGAGCACTCCGGTGGAGTCCATCAGTCGGCTCTCCAGAAAGGACTGCTCGAGACCGACCGCCGGCGGGCCTCCGGGCACAAAGAACTGCTCGGCCACGAATCTGCGGATGGTCTCTTCGATCTGTTGACTCACATGGTCTCCGATGAGAACGCGAGGGGACGCTCAGACTCGGTTCGCGTCGAGCCAACGCATGAGGTCCGAGCGCTTGTAACGCAGCGACGACCGCGTACCGACGCCGATGCGGTACGCGGGGATGACGTTGTTCTTGGTGAGTTCCCAGAGCTTCGTCCGACCGATCTTCAGGAGGTGCCGCACCTCCTCGGTCGTCAGGAACTCCTCTCGTTCGACGGGCGCTTCGCGCAATTCCTTGGTGACTCCCACGGCCCTACCTCCCGACCCCACCGAGGCACGCGATCGGCGTGCGATAATCAACGCTACCGTGGTCACTCACGAAGATACCGTTGAGCCCCTGCGCCGCCTGTTGCGGGCCGTCGTGAACGGCGCCGAGATCCGACACGCGCACGGGGTCGATTGGGATGACGCTTCGAGGCTGCTGGCCGCCCACCGGCTCCAGCCTCTCGCCGAGCGCGGGCTGAGAGACGCGGGCGGGGCCCTCGATCCGCACCGGGAGGCGTTGATCGAGTCCGCCCGCCGCCTCCGCCTTCGGAGCGCGCTGCTCCGTCTCGAGCTCGCCCGACTGGTGATCGGCCTCGAGGCCGCAGGGTGCGAGCCCATCGTCCTGAAGGGCGCCGCCCTGGCCCATACCGCCTATTCGGATCCGGGCGACCGGTACTTCGGCGACCTCGACATCTTGGTTCCGAAAGAGCGCCTCACGGACGCCGCGCGCGTCGTGGAGGCCGCCGGATACACGACGTCCCGCCACGCGCGAGCCAGCGCCGCCCAATACGACCGGCATCATTTCCATCGGGTGCTCGTTTCCGCCGCGGGGGTCCGCGTCGAGCTGCATTGGGATCTGACGCGGCCGACCAGCGCATTCCGATTCGACCTGGCCGGTTTCCGCCAACGGAGCCGCACCATCGACGCCGAAGGTACCCGCCTGCGCGTCCCGTCGGACGGCGATCAGGTCCTTCACGCCGCCTGCCAGGCCGCCAAGGACGGTTTCCTCGAGCTGCGGCGCGTCGTGGACGCGGCGAAGCTCGCCCGTTGCGGCGCCTTCGACGAGGCCGAGCTTGCCGAACGAGCCCGGCTGCAGGGCCTCCGAACGCCGACGTGGTTGCTCGCCGCCCTCGCCGGCGATCTCGCGGGTGCAACCCTTCCGTCCGATCTGTTGGACCGCGTCCGACCGAATCGGCTCACGGTTCGTTGCCTTTCGG encodes the following:
- a CDS encoding nucleotidyltransferase family protein: MVTHEDTVEPLRRLLRAVVNGAEIRHAHGVDWDDASRLLAAHRLQPLAERGLRDAGGALDPHREALIESARRLRLRSALLRLELARLVIGLEAAGCEPIVLKGAALAHTAYSDPGDRYFGDLDILVPKERLTDAARVVEAAGYTTSRHARASAAQYDRHHFHRVLVSAAGVRVELHWDLTRPTSAFRFDLAGFRQRSRTIDAEGTRLRVPSDGDQVLHAACQAAKDGFLELRRVVDAAKLARCGAFDEAELAERARLQGLRTPTWLLAALAGDLAGATLPSDLLDRVRPNRLTVRCLSAARLPDALLSTAPRRAGERQWVRWWCSPNARAGIRAAAQYVFPTAEDVFDEGDAPSFKADPLGSTLATLRRAGSAARVALVFGARLLDGGSGPRG